The Bradyrhizobium sp. WBAH42 genome includes a window with the following:
- a CDS encoding caspase family protein — MRYLTLLASLMCVALSVSAAKADRRVAFVVGNGSYKNVAQLPNPPIDAKAMASTLRNVGFEVIEGSNLSRDQMTEKLLDFGRKAQGSDIALFYYAGHGIAVSGTNYLLPVDADIKSEMDVKLGAAINIDLTLEQTMGDAKVKLVFLDACRDNPFAAKIKSNSATRSVNVQSGLAEMKSGEGTLIAFATGPGQTALDGQEGNNSPFTRALIDNITKPGVEIQQAMTSVRAQVNEETRKGQLPWGHTNLTGSVYLNQAPTTQVAAAAPTATGIMPAATGGSDGVELEYWRSVKESNKPEELNAYLTAYPNGQFKALALARLAAIKSGPSTATRTLNAGVDPATFTDEATQVTEDQIGLDKNKRRDVQRRLTALGFDINQTGTFNDETRSVLKRWQTARGYPSSGYLNKLQHKALLSEVVAAPATASDTSQKAARRAATAPAQSSAPAPAPQPRSNPGDAAGAAFVGGVVGGMMGGMFRR; from the coding sequence ATGCGCTATCTCACCCTCCTCGCTTCGCTGATGTGCGTGGCACTGTCGGTCAGTGCCGCCAAGGCCGACCGCCGCGTCGCCTTCGTGGTCGGCAACGGCTCCTACAAGAACGTCGCGCAATTGCCGAACCCGCCGATCGACGCCAAGGCGATGGCTTCGACGCTGCGCAATGTCGGCTTCGAGGTGATCGAAGGCTCCAATCTCAGCCGCGACCAGATGACGGAGAAGCTGCTCGATTTCGGCCGCAAGGCGCAGGGCTCCGACATCGCGCTGTTCTACTATGCCGGTCACGGCATCGCCGTCAGCGGCACCAACTACCTGCTGCCCGTCGACGCCGACATCAAGTCGGAGATGGACGTCAAGCTGGGCGCCGCCATCAACATCGACCTGACGCTCGAGCAGACCATGGGCGATGCCAAGGTCAAGCTCGTCTTCCTCGATGCCTGCCGCGACAATCCGTTCGCCGCCAAGATCAAGTCGAATTCGGCGACCCGCAGCGTCAACGTCCAGAGCGGCCTTGCCGAGATGAAGTCCGGCGAAGGCACGCTGATCGCGTTCGCCACCGGCCCGGGCCAGACCGCGCTCGACGGCCAGGAGGGCAATAACAGCCCGTTCACGCGTGCGCTGATCGACAACATCACCAAGCCCGGCGTCGAGATCCAGCAGGCGATGACGTCGGTGCGCGCTCAGGTCAATGAGGAGACGCGCAAGGGCCAGCTGCCCTGGGGCCACACCAACCTGACCGGCTCCGTCTACCTCAATCAGGCCCCGACCACCCAGGTTGCCGCCGCGGCCCCGACCGCGACCGGCATCATGCCGGCGGCGACCGGAGGCTCGGACGGCGTCGAGCTGGAATATTGGCGCTCGGTCAAGGAGTCCAACAAGCCCGAGGAGCTCAACGCCTACCTCACCGCCTACCCGAACGGCCAGTTCAAGGCGCTGGCGCTGGCACGGCTTGCGGCGATCAAGAGCGGCCCCTCGACCGCGACCCGCACGCTCAACGCCGGCGTCGATCCTGCGACCTTCACCGACGAGGCCACCCAAGTCACCGAGGACCAGATCGGCCTCGACAAGAACAAGCGCCGCGACGTGCAGCGTCGGCTCACGGCGCTCGGCTTCGACATCAACCAGACCGGCACATTCAACGACGAGACCCGGTCGGTGCTCAAGCGTTGGCAGACGGCGCGCGGCTATCCCTCATCGGGTTACCTCAACAAGCTTCAGCATAAAGCTCTGCTCTCGGAAGTCGTGGCTGCCCCGGCGACGGCGAGCGACACCAGCCAGAAGGCCGCCCGCCGCGCCGCTACCGCCCCGGCTCAGAGCAGCGCGCCCGCACCGGCTCCCCAGCCACGCAGCAATCCCGGCGATGCGGCCGGCGCGGCCTTCGTCGGCGGCGTCGTCGGCGGCATGATGGGCGGCATGTTCCGCCGCTGA
- a CDS encoding BrnA antitoxin family protein — protein MADQPRRPRTLGDARTEAEAAFKKVTAKVAAPPPKQNAVPGIKEQVTLRIDQDVLEFFQEGGPGWQDRINEALRKAAGK, from the coding sequence ATGGCAGATCAACCGAGGCGGCCGCGCACGCTTGGCGATGCCAGAACGGAAGCCGAGGCGGCGTTCAAGAAAGTGACGGCGAAGGTCGCCGCGCCGCCGCCCAAGCAAAACGCCGTTCCCGGCATCAAGGAGCAGGTCACGCTGCGGATCGACCAGGACGTGCTGGAGTTCTTCCAGGAGGGCGGTCCCGGCTGGCAGGACCGCATCAACGAGGCGCTGCGCAAGGCGGCGGGGAAATAG
- the cysK gene encoding cysteine synthase A, with the protein MDASSNTGAAHQPGRGRIYDSIVDAFGNTPIVRLRRLPGMHGVNATILAKLEYFNPAASVKDRIGAAMIIAMEKAGIVKPDTVLIEPTSGNTGIALAFVAASRGYRLKLVMPESMSIERRKMLAFLGAELVLTPAAQGMKGAIAAAEELLRTTPNSVMPQQFKNLANPEVHRRTTAEEIWNDTGGSIDFFVAGVGTGGTITGVGQVLKPRKPGLRVVAVEPEESPILSGGQHTPHKIQGIGAGFVPDILDRAVIDEIVKINSTTAIETSRALARHEGIPGGISSGAAIAAALEIGKRPEAAGKTILAIVPSFSERYLSTALFEGI; encoded by the coding sequence ATGGACGCATCGTCCAACACGGGTGCAGCGCACCAACCCGGCCGTGGCCGGATCTACGACTCGATCGTCGATGCCTTCGGCAACACGCCGATCGTGCGCTTGCGCCGGCTGCCCGGCATGCACGGCGTGAACGCGACCATTTTGGCAAAACTTGAATATTTCAATCCTGCCGCGAGCGTGAAGGACCGCATCGGTGCGGCCATGATCATCGCGATGGAGAAGGCGGGCATCGTCAAGCCCGACACCGTGCTGATCGAGCCGACCTCCGGCAATACCGGCATTGCGCTCGCCTTCGTGGCGGCCTCGCGCGGCTACCGGCTCAAGCTGGTGATGCCGGAATCGATGTCGATCGAGCGACGCAAGATGCTGGCCTTTCTCGGCGCCGAGCTGGTGCTGACGCCGGCGGCGCAAGGCATGAAGGGCGCGATCGCGGCGGCCGAGGAGCTCTTGAGGACGACGCCGAACTCGGTGATGCCGCAGCAGTTCAAGAACCTCGCCAATCCCGAGGTGCACCGCCGTACCACCGCGGAGGAGATCTGGAACGACACCGGCGGCAGCATCGACTTCTTCGTGGCCGGCGTCGGCACCGGCGGCACGATCACCGGCGTCGGCCAGGTGCTCAAGCCGCGCAAGCCCGGCTTGCGTGTTGTCGCGGTCGAGCCGGAGGAGAGCCCGATTCTGTCGGGAGGACAGCATACCCCGCACAAGATCCAGGGCATCGGCGCCGGCTTCGTCCCCGACATCCTCGACCGCGCCGTGATCGACGAGATCGTGAAGATCAACTCGACCACGGCCATCGAGACCTCGCGCGCGCTGGCGCGGCATGAGGGCATTCCGGGCGGTATCTCCTCGGGCGCCGCGATCGCCGCCGCGCTCGAGATCGGCAAGCGGCCGGAAGCTGCAGGAAAAACCATCCTCGCCATCGTGCCGTCCTTCTCCGAGCGGTATCTTTCAACGGCTCTGTTTGAGGGGATCTGA
- the tgt gene encoding tRNA guanosine(34) transglycosylase Tgt produces MNPDNDLPNHFELLATDGAARTGRLTTPHGVVRTPAFMPVGTAGAMKGMHWREVRDAGADIVLGNTYHLMLRPSAERIAALGGLQKFTGWNGPMLTDSGGFQVMSLADLRKVSEHAVTFRSHIDGAKVELSPERSIEVQRLLGSDIAMQMDECVRLPAEPADIERAMQLSLRWAERSKRAFETAPDGYMLFGIVQGGDVPELRHASARGLVGIGFHGYAIGGLAVGEPQAVMLAMIDETAPLLPKERPRYLMGVGTPDDILEAVKRGIDMFDCVMPTRNGRHGVAFTRYGQVNLRNARHADDPRPLDEESSWPSTRNCARAYLHHLVKAGETLGAMLLSEINVAYYQFLMQGIRDAIARGNFEEFYQRTRTDWARGDIAPR; encoded by the coding sequence ATGAATCCCGACAATGACCTTCCCAATCACTTTGAGTTGCTCGCCACCGACGGGGCCGCACGCACCGGGCGGCTGACCACTCCGCATGGCGTGGTGCGCACCCCGGCCTTCATGCCGGTCGGCACCGCCGGTGCCATGAAGGGCATGCACTGGCGCGAGGTGCGCGATGCCGGCGCCGACATCGTGCTCGGCAACACCTATCATCTGATGCTGCGTCCGAGCGCCGAGCGGATCGCGGCGCTCGGGGGCCTGCAGAAGTTCACCGGGTGGAACGGACCGATGCTGACCGATTCCGGCGGCTTCCAGGTGATGTCGCTGGCGGATTTGCGCAAGGTCAGCGAGCACGCCGTCACCTTCCGCTCGCATATCGATGGCGCCAAGGTCGAGCTGTCGCCGGAGCGCTCGATCGAGGTGCAGCGTTTGCTCGGCTCCGACATCGCCATGCAGATGGATGAATGCGTGCGGCTGCCCGCCGAGCCCGCCGACATCGAGCGCGCGATGCAATTGTCGCTGCGCTGGGCCGAGAGAAGCAAGCGCGCCTTCGAGACCGCCCCGGACGGCTACATGCTGTTCGGCATCGTGCAGGGCGGCGACGTGCCCGAGCTTCGTCATGCGAGCGCGAGAGGCCTGGTCGGGATTGGCTTCCATGGCTATGCGATCGGCGGGCTTGCCGTCGGCGAGCCGCAGGCGGTGATGCTGGCGATGATCGACGAGACCGCGCCGCTGCTGCCGAAGGAGCGGCCGCGCTATCTGATGGGCGTCGGCACGCCCGACGACATCCTCGAAGCGGTGAAGCGCGGCATCGACATGTTCGATTGCGTGATGCCGACGCGCAATGGCCGGCACGGCGTCGCGTTCACGCGCTACGGCCAGGTGAATTTGCGCAATGCGCGCCATGCCGACGATCCGCGCCCGCTCGATGAAGAGAGCTCATGGCCGTCGACGCGCAACTGCGCGCGCGCCTATCTCCATCATCTCGTCAAGGCGGGCGAGACGCTGGGGGCGATGCTGCTGTCCGAGATCAATGTCGCATACTACCAGTTCCTGATGCAGGGCATCAGGGACGCGATCGCACGCGGAAATTTCGAGGAGTTCTATCAGCGCACGCGCACGGACTGGGCGAGGGGCGATATCGCCCCGCGCTAG
- a CDS encoding patatin-like phospholipase family protein, which yields MRDRQPPTMPYPSCSTDASASSRDRIRQIGFGLIGLVVLICSLSLGACTSLPRTPYTATEASVSRVLNIDGLRRYADEPVTRFSFEKDYSTATRTYLALSGGGADGAYGVGVLNGWTAARTRPTFSVVSGVSTGGLIAPFAFLGPQYDDTLKEVYTSGIAESLLNDPSIVRVLFGSGLFGNTRLRELVARYVGPEIMAQVAREHAKGRKLLVVTTDLDTQRTAIWDMGKIAAVGTPEALKLFRDVMAASASIPLVFPPIMIDAEGQGRKFQEMHVDGGVTAPVLTLPEALLFQSGRLPGNAKMDIYILVNKKIERNFELVSNGTIDVASRSLSAITQSQTRSIIFSTYDFAKRNRLGFHLSYIARDYPAPPSEGFDTAYMRALYQYGYEKAASGQAWTSTLP from the coding sequence ATGCGTGATCGCCAGCCACCGACAATGCCGTACCCTTCGTGTTCGACCGACGCATCCGCCTCCTCGCGTGACCGGATCAGGCAGATTGGCTTCGGCCTGATCGGATTGGTGGTCCTGATCTGCAGCCTGTCACTCGGCGCCTGCACCTCCCTGCCTCGCACGCCCTACACGGCCACTGAGGCCAGCGTCTCGCGCGTGCTGAATATCGACGGGCTCAGGCGCTACGCCGACGAGCCGGTTACCAGGTTCAGCTTCGAGAAGGACTACAGCACCGCGACGAGAACCTATCTCGCCCTCTCCGGCGGCGGCGCTGACGGCGCCTATGGCGTCGGCGTGCTCAACGGCTGGACCGCAGCGAGAACCCGCCCCACCTTCTCGGTCGTCTCGGGCGTCAGCACCGGCGGCCTGATCGCGCCGTTTGCGTTTCTCGGACCGCAATATGACGACACGCTGAAGGAGGTCTACACCAGCGGCATCGCGGAGAGCCTCCTGAACGACCCCAGCATCGTGCGCGTGCTGTTCGGATCCGGCCTGTTCGGCAACACCAGGCTGCGCGAGCTCGTCGCGCGCTACGTGGGGCCCGAGATCATGGCGCAGGTCGCGCGCGAGCACGCCAAGGGCCGCAAGCTGCTCGTGGTGACGACCGACCTCGACACGCAGCGCACCGCGATCTGGGACATGGGCAAGATCGCCGCGGTCGGAACGCCCGAGGCGCTCAAGCTGTTTCGCGACGTGATGGCGGCCTCCGCCAGCATTCCCCTGGTGTTTCCGCCCATCATGATCGATGCCGAAGGCCAGGGCCGCAAGTTTCAGGAGATGCATGTCGACGGCGGCGTGACGGCGCCGGTGCTGACCCTGCCGGAAGCTCTGCTGTTCCAGAGCGGCCGTTTGCCGGGCAATGCGAAGATGGACATCTACATCCTCGTCAACAAGAAGATCGAACGCAATTTCGAGCTGGTGTCCAACGGGACCATCGACGTCGCCTCACGCAGCCTGTCGGCGATCACCCAATCGCAGACCCGCTCGATCATCTTCTCGACCTACGATTTCGCCAAGCGCAACCGCCTCGGCTTCCATCTCTCCTATATCGCGCGCGACTATCCCGCCCCGCCGTCGGAAGGGTTCGATACCGCCTATATGCGGGCGCTGTATCAGTACGGATACGAGAAGGCTGCATCCGGCCAGGCCTGGACCTCGACGCTGCCGTAG
- a CDS encoding TetR/AcrR family transcriptional regulator — translation MGLTATKARPAAPRREVPKSRGGRPTKTAAIERDQRLIEVATRLFLDRGFDATSLDAVAEAARVSKPTVYSRYGDKRGLFAAVLRREIERWLAPLSAAAETQLSSASNIPVEQRLVEIGREMLTFTCGPDAVAFSRMMTAQAINFPDVAKLGKEEGWLKAVATTARFFDHLVAQGALDVEDTTIAAEVFLDVVVGHTHRMATFGTALEMKSAEKRMRAAIKLFLAGALGPADRVQGGPKLTPRRRSAR, via the coding sequence ATGGGATTGACTGCGACCAAGGCAAGACCGGCAGCGCCACGGCGCGAGGTGCCGAAATCGCGCGGCGGCCGGCCGACCAAGACCGCCGCGATCGAGCGCGATCAGCGGCTGATCGAGGTCGCCACCCGCCTGTTCCTGGACCGCGGCTTCGATGCGACCTCGCTCGATGCGGTCGCGGAAGCGGCGCGGGTCAGCAAGCCCACCGTCTATTCCCGCTATGGCGACAAGCGCGGCCTGTTCGCCGCCGTGCTGAGGCGCGAGATCGAGCGCTGGCTTGCGCCGCTGTCGGCGGCGGCGGAGACGCAGCTCTCCAGCGCCTCGAACATTCCGGTCGAGCAGCGGCTGGTCGAGATCGGGCGCGAGATGCTGACCTTCACCTGCGGCCCCGATGCCGTCGCCTTCAGCCGCATGATGACGGCGCAGGCCATCAACTTTCCCGACGTCGCCAAGCTCGGCAAGGAGGAAGGCTGGCTCAAGGCCGTCGCCACCACGGCGCGCTTCTTCGACCATCTGGTGGCGCAAGGCGCGCTCGATGTCGAGGACACCACCATCGCAGCCGAGGTGTTCCTCGACGTCGTCGTCGGCCACACCCACCGCATGGCGACGTTCGGAACGGCGCTCGAGATGAAGTCCGCCGAGAAGCGCATGCGCGCGGCGATCAAGCTGTTCCTGGCGGGCGCGCTGGGACCTGCCGACCGCGTCCAGGGCGGCCCGAAACTCACGCCGCGGCGCCGCTCCGCCCGCTGA
- a CDS encoding PepSY domain-containing protein: MTTAKRWTSYLLAVAMPALLFAAPVQAVVTASTPTALHSDTDGDAEADRQAVSREIERFRGSSITISQAMAIAEARHAGATTADVSFDGGSGVPVYRVKTLHNDRIWRHTINAATGEFVGGEAALPLTELDREDRSNLAALGAIRHRLSDAVRVAERAAAGKAISGGLVRERGRLNFSIVVVSGDDLKEVTLEPPGAKAK, translated from the coding sequence ATGACCACTGCCAAACGATGGACCTCGTACCTGCTTGCGGTCGCAATGCCCGCGCTGCTCTTCGCCGCGCCGGTACAGGCCGTCGTGACCGCGAGCACGCCGACCGCGCTTCACAGCGACACAGATGGTGATGCCGAAGCGGACCGCCAGGCAGTCAGCCGCGAAATAGAGCGATTCCGCGGCTCGTCGATCACGATCAGCCAGGCCATGGCGATTGCCGAAGCCCGCCATGCCGGCGCCACCACCGCCGATGTGAGCTTCGACGGCGGCTCGGGCGTGCCGGTCTACCGGGTAAAGACCCTGCACAACGACCGGATCTGGCGCCACACCATCAATGCCGCGACGGGCGAATTCGTCGGCGGAGAAGCCGCCCTCCCCCTTACCGAGCTCGACCGCGAGGACCGCAGCAACCTCGCAGCGCTAGGTGCGATCAGGCACCGCCTCTCCGATGCCGTGCGCGTCGCCGAGCGCGCCGCTGCGGGCAAGGCGATCAGCGGCGGGCTGGTCCGCGAACGCGGCCGGCTGAACTTCTCGATCGTCGTCGTCAGCGGCGACGATCTCAAGGAGGTCACCCTGGAGCCGCCGGGCGCCAAGGCGAAATAG
- a CDS encoding aspartate-semialdehyde dehydrogenase, whose protein sequence is MEDKVSNDPVVAIVGVTGAVGAEFIATMDKRGFRVGKLKALASARSAGKTVSFRGHSVVIEELTERSFDGVDIALFSAGGSISRKYAPIAVKAGAVVVDNSSAFRMDPNVPLVIPEINASRIRDHKGIIANPNCAAITALVPLWPIHQKNRIKRVIISTYQAASGAGAAAMEELVESTRANLNGQVYTPKVMPHPYAFNLFNHNTAIDPETGYNDEETKVIKETRKIFEDESIAVGVTCVRVPVLRAHCEAITFECEKPITEDQVRAIMAQAPGVKVIDDRAKNYFPMPIDASGQDDVLVGRIRKDLSDASGHSISMFVAADQLLKGAALNAVQIAELLPQRVMA, encoded by the coding sequence ATGGAGGACAAAGTGAGTAACGATCCCGTCGTCGCGATTGTCGGCGTCACCGGTGCGGTGGGCGCCGAATTCATCGCCACCATGGACAAGCGTGGTTTCCGCGTCGGCAAGCTCAAGGCACTGGCGAGCGCACGCTCGGCCGGCAAGACGGTGTCGTTCCGCGGGCACAGTGTGGTCATCGAGGAGTTGACCGAGCGTTCTTTCGACGGCGTCGACATCGCGCTGTTCTCCGCCGGCGGCAGCATCTCCAGGAAGTATGCGCCGATCGCGGTCAAGGCCGGTGCCGTCGTGGTCGACAACTCCTCCGCCTTCCGCATGGACCCCAACGTGCCGCTGGTGATCCCCGAGATCAACGCCAGCCGCATCCGTGACCACAAGGGCATCATTGCCAACCCGAACTGCGCCGCGATCACCGCCCTGGTGCCGCTCTGGCCGATCCACCAGAAGAACCGCATCAAGCGCGTGATCATCTCGACCTATCAGGCGGCTAGCGGCGCCGGCGCCGCCGCGATGGAGGAGCTCGTCGAATCCACCCGCGCCAATCTCAACGGGCAGGTCTATACGCCCAAGGTGATGCCGCACCCCTACGCCTTCAACCTGTTCAACCACAACACCGCGATCGACCCCGAGACCGGCTACAACGACGAAGAGACCAAGGTCATCAAGGAGACCCGCAAGATCTTCGAGGACGAGAGCATCGCCGTCGGCGTCACCTGCGTGCGCGTGCCGGTGCTGCGCGCCCATTGCGAAGCCATCACCTTCGAATGCGAGAAGCCGATCACCGAGGACCAGGTCCGTGCCATCATGGCGCAGGCCCCCGGCGTCAAGGTGATCGACGACCGCGCCAAGAACTACTTCCCGATGCCGATCGACGCTTCGGGCCAGGACGACGTGCTGGTGGGCCGCATCCGCAAGGATCTCAGCGACGCTAGCGGCCATTCGATCTCGATGTTCGTGGCGGCGGATCAGCTGCTCAAGGGCGCCGCGCTGAACGCAGTGCAGATCGCCGAGCTCCTGCCGCAGCGGGTGATGGCGTAG
- a CDS encoding type II toxin-antitoxin system VapC family toxin codes for MLVDTSAIIATVTNEPDGQLYRTAMLDADILSMSAVAVLEAKIVLSARFGAAAVAFFDELLETAGIVVVPFDAEMAKAAFEAFQRFGGVEDIRHSSISSIVRSTLLPNCVRNRCSSKEPILPRQISWRR; via the coding sequence ATGTTAGTGGATACGTCTGCGATCATCGCGACCGTAACCAATGAGCCGGATGGACAACTCTACCGGACAGCGATGCTGGATGCCGACATCCTGTCGATGTCGGCAGTCGCGGTCCTGGAAGCCAAGATCGTTCTCTCTGCTCGCTTCGGAGCAGCGGCTGTGGCGTTTTTCGACGAGTTACTGGAGACCGCGGGAATTGTCGTCGTGCCGTTCGACGCCGAGATGGCCAAAGCTGCGTTCGAAGCGTTTCAACGGTTTGGCGGGGTGGAGGACATTCGGCACAGCTCAATATCGTCGATTGTACGGTCTACGCTCTTGCCAAACTGCGTTCGGAACCGCTGCTCTTCAAAGGAGCCGATTTTGCCAAGACAGATATCGTGGCGGCGTTGA
- a CDS encoding type II toxin-antitoxin system VapB family antitoxin, with the protein MNIRSAKVDELAQRLARLTGEDIETALERAIEERLSRVGTPTTDRRAALTSFFERTAGLPVLDSRSADEILGYDRFGLPS; encoded by the coding sequence ATGAACATCCGTTCCGCGAAAGTCGATGAGCTTGCCCAGCGCCTCGCCCGTCTGACGGGGGAAGACATCGAGACGGCGCTGGAGCGCGCTATTGAGGAGCGCTTGTCTCGTGTCGGCACGCCGACGACAGATAGAAGGGCCGCTCTGACCTCGTTCTTCGAGCGGACCGCTGGCTTGCCGGTTCTGGATTCCCGATCTGCTGACGAAATTCTGGGCTACGATCGTTTCGGGCTACCGTCCTGA
- the queA gene encoding tRNA preQ1(34) S-adenosylmethionine ribosyltransferase-isomerase QueA, whose protein sequence is MRTDLFDFDLPAERIALRPASPRDSAKMLVVENGALRDQTIADLPTWLRSGDQLVVNDTKVIAAQLKGRRIGRETEPKIEATLIKRLDGSRWQALVKPAKKLVPGDRIRFGNEGKVCLLGHLDAEVEAKGTEGEVTLSFSFHGPALDQAIADLGSPPLPPYIASKRTPDDQDLADYQTMFAANEGAVAAPTAGLHFTPALEQALRDRDVGINRVTLHVGAGTFLPVKVDDTEAHKMHAEWGTISAETAERLNAARKSGGRIVAVGTTSLRLLESAASEDGTIQPFAAETSIFITPGYRFRAVDVLMTNFHLPKSTLFMLVSAFSGLATMKQAYAHAIARGYRFYSYGDACLLFRARE, encoded by the coding sequence ATGCGCACCGACCTCTTCGATTTCGACCTGCCCGCCGAGCGCATCGCCTTGCGCCCGGCGAGCCCGCGCGATTCCGCGAAGATGCTGGTCGTCGAGAACGGCGCGCTGCGCGATCAGACCATCGCCGACCTGCCGACATGGCTGAGGTCCGGCGACCAGCTCGTCGTCAACGACACCAAGGTGATTGCGGCGCAATTGAAGGGCCGCCGCATTGGCCGCGAGACCGAGCCGAAGATCGAGGCGACGCTGATCAAGCGGCTCGACGGCTCGCGCTGGCAGGCGCTGGTGAAGCCGGCGAAGAAGCTCGTCCCCGGCGATCGCATCCGCTTCGGCAACGAGGGCAAGGTCTGCCTGCTCGGCCATCTCGACGCAGAGGTGGAGGCCAAGGGCACCGAGGGCGAGGTGACGCTGTCGTTCTCGTTCCACGGCCCGGCGCTGGACCAGGCCATCGCCGATCTCGGCAGCCCGCCGCTGCCGCCCTACATCGCCTCCAAGCGCACGCCCGACGATCAGGATCTTGCGGATTACCAGACCATGTTCGCGGCCAATGAAGGCGCGGTTGCAGCGCCGACCGCGGGGTTGCATTTCACGCCGGCGCTTGAGCAAGCGCTGCGCGACCGCGACGTCGGCATCAACCGGGTGACGCTGCATGTCGGGGCGGGGACGTTCCTGCCGGTGAAGGTCGACGACACCGAAGCCCACAAGATGCATGCCGAATGGGGCACGATCTCGGCCGAGACGGCGGAGCGCCTCAACGCGGCGCGGAAGAGCGGCGGCCGCATCGTTGCGGTCGGCACCACGTCATTGCGGCTGCTGGAAAGCGCCGCGAGCGAGGACGGCACGATCCAGCCATTCGCCGCCGAGACGTCGATCTTCATCACGCCCGGCTATCGCTTCCGCGCGGTCGATGTCCTGATGACGAATTTCCATCTGCCGAAGTCGACCCTGTTCATGCTGGTGTCGGCCTTCTCCGGGCTCGCGACGATGAAGCAGGCCTATGCGCATGCGATCGCGCGCGGGTACCGGTTCTATTCGTATGGGGATGCGTGTTTGCTGTTTCGGGCTCGGGAGTGA
- a CDS encoding peptidylprolyl isomerase: protein MSVTENTLILETTQGPVTIEMRPDLAPGHVARIKELVREGFYDGIVFHRVIEGFMAQTGCPHGTGTGGSGKKLKAEFNKEPHVRGTASMARAANPDSGDSQFFICFDDARFLDNQYTVWGKVTEGMENVDKIKRGEPVQNPDKIVKARMAADKE from the coding sequence ATGAGCGTCACCGAAAACACCCTGATCCTCGAGACCACGCAGGGCCCCGTCACCATCGAGATGCGGCCCGACCTCGCGCCGGGCCACGTCGCGCGCATCAAGGAGCTGGTCCGCGAGGGTTTTTACGACGGCATCGTGTTCCACCGCGTGATCGAGGGCTTCATGGCGCAGACCGGCTGCCCGCACGGCACCGGCACCGGCGGCTCGGGCAAGAAGCTGAAGGCCGAGTTCAACAAGGAGCCGCATGTGCGCGGCACCGCCTCGATGGCCCGCGCCGCCAATCCCGATTCCGGCGACAGCCAGTTCTTCATCTGCTTCGACGACGCCCGCTTCCTCGACAACCAGTACACGGTGTGGGGCAAGGTCACCGAGGGCATGGAGAACGTCGACAAGATCAAGCGCGGCGAGCCGGTGCAGAATCCCGACAAGATCGTCAAGGCGCGGATGGCCGCGGACAAGGAGTAA
- a CDS encoding peptidylprolyl isomerase: MIRILAVLAALLFAVPAAAQQLPANLDKANAIVIDSTKGRIVIKLRTDIAPQHAERIKQLAREGFYNNVPFHRVMDGFMAQTGDGQNGNGTGGSKYANLKQEFSKVHFARGIVGMARRGDSVDSANSQFFIMFADGGSLDGQYTVIGEVVQGMDVVDKLKKAPPGSPGGSVTDPDKMVKVQVASDIK, translated from the coding sequence ATGATCCGAATTCTCGCAGTTCTTGCCGCGCTTCTGTTCGCGGTGCCGGCGGCGGCACAGCAATTGCCGGCAAATCTCGACAAGGCCAACGCCATCGTCATCGACAGCACCAAGGGCCGCATCGTCATCAAGCTCAGGACCGACATCGCGCCCCAGCATGCCGAGCGCATCAAGCAGCTCGCGCGCGAAGGCTTCTACAACAACGTGCCGTTCCACCGCGTCATGGATGGCTTCATGGCGCAGACGGGCGATGGCCAGAACGGCAACGGCACCGGCGGCTCGAAATATGCGAACCTGAAGCAGGAATTCTCCAAGGTGCATTTTGCCCGCGGCATCGTCGGCATGGCCCGGCGCGGCGACAGCGTCGACAGCGCCAACTCGCAGTTCTTCATCATGTTCGCCGACGGCGGCAGCCTCGACGGCCAGTACACCGTGATCGGCGAGGTCGTGCAGGGCATGGACGTCGTCGACAAGCTGAAGAAGGCGCCCCCCGGCTCGCCCGGCGGCTCCGTCACCGATCCCGACAAGATGGTGAAGGTGCAGGTCGCCTCCGACATCAAATAG